Below is a genomic region from Parageobacillus toebii NBRC 107807.
GTACACGTAGTCAAATACATCGACGATCGACCCTGTCTCCGCCGCCACCGCTTCTTCATACGCCGCCGTGATTTCGTCGTTTGCTTGCGCTACCCATGCTTCTTCTTTTTCTTCCGTCCAAAGCCCGCGCTTTTCTAACAGCACCCGCAAGCGATGAAGCGGATCTTTTTTCCGTCTCCACTGCTCCGCTTCTTCCGCGCTTCGATATTTTGTCGGGTCATCGGATGTCGTATGCGGCCCTAGTCGATACGTCAGCGCCTCAATTAGCATCGGTCCTTCGCCGTTTCGCGCCGAATCGACCGCCTCTTTCATCGTTTTGTACACGGCAAGCGCATCGTTGCCGTCGACAAGCACGCCTTTCATTCCGTATGCGATCGCTTTTTGCGCGATCGTCCAGCTTGCCGTTTGCTTATGCACCGGAACGCTGATGGCGTATTGGTTGTTTTGGCAGAAAAAAATGACCGGAACTTGATAAACAGACGCAAAGTTCATCGCTTCATGGAAATCGCCTTCTGATGTCGCGCCATCGCCGAAATAACAGACGGATACTTGCTTTTCTCCTTTCAGTTTTGCCGCCCATGCGCACCCTGTCGCATGAAGCGTCTGCGCGCCAATAATGATTTGAATCGGGAAAATGTTTAAATGCTCCGGCGTTCTGCCGCCAAGCACATGGCCTCTCACGTAATGAAAAATTTGCGTAAGAGGCAGCCCATGCGCCAAACAAGCAGCGATTTCCCGGTAGCTTGGAAAAATCCAGTCCTCTTTCTCAAGCGCGAGCACGCTGCCGATTTGCGCCGCTTCCTGCCCGCTGAATGGCGCGTATGTACCGATCCGCCCTTGCCGCTGCATTTTTAACAAACGTTCATCAATGACTCTTGCTTTTCGCATCCACTTATATAGTGTGACGAGAAATTCATCGGAAAATTGTTGTAATGCTTCCTCATCCCCGTTCCCGTTTTCATCCAATAGCTGTACCATATCAAACGGCA
It encodes:
- the pdhA gene encoding pyruvate dehydrogenase (acetyl-transferring) E1 component subunit alpha encodes the protein MFDQNQLPFDMVQLLDENGNGDEEALQQFSDEFLVTLYKWMRKARVIDERLLKMQRQGRIGTYAPFSGQEAAQIGSVLALEKEDWIFPSYREIAACLAHGLPLTQIFHYVRGHVLGGRTPEHLNIFPIQIIIGAQTLHATGCAWAAKLKGEKQVSVCYFGDGATSEGDFHEAMNFASVYQVPVIFFCQNNQYAISVPVHKQTASWTIAQKAIAYGMKGVLVDGNDALAVYKTMKEAVDSARNGEGPMLIEALTYRLGPHTTSDDPTKYRSAEEAEQWRRKKDPLHRLRVLLEKRGLWTEEKEEAWVAQANDEITAAYEEAVAAETGSIVDVFDYVYGKPSKLLQEQQQEAARRKQGKEVK